One Methylocapsa sp. D3K7 DNA window includes the following coding sequences:
- the panD gene encoding aspartate 1-decarboxylase has protein sequence MRKVIGGKLHGIRVTEANLDYHGSITLDPEHCEAAGILPLEFVEIWNKNSGARISTYVILGERGSRCCIVNGAAARTCQPGDELIICSSVYMPGESIAGHSPAVVTLDASNHIDETLRYSVSMDDAGRYRFAILDEAGTGLKIPLRSRSGKMR, from the coding sequence ATGCGTAAAGTCATCGGCGGCAAGCTTCATGGCATCCGCGTCACGGAAGCCAATCTCGATTATCACGGCTCAATTACGCTCGATCCGGAGCACTGCGAAGCCGCGGGTATTTTGCCGCTCGAATTCGTCGAAATCTGGAATAAGAATTCCGGCGCCCGGATTTCGACCTATGTGATTTTGGGCGAGCGGGGATCGCGCTGCTGCATCGTCAATGGCGCCGCCGCACGCACCTGCCAGCCGGGAGACGAGCTTATCATTTGCAGCTCGGTCTATATGCCTGGCGAAAGCATCGCCGGGCATAGCCCAGCCGTCGTGACGCTCGACGCGAGCAACCACATCGATGAGACTTTGCGTTATTCCGTCAGCATGGACGACGCGGGCCGCTACCGCTTCGCGATCCTCGATGAAGCAGGGACAGGGTTGAAAATTCCGTTGCGTTCCCGCTCGGGCAAAATGCGATAG
- a CDS encoding homoserine O-acetyltransferase, whose protein sequence is MEAGVSLSPLTIAYQTYGELNAAKSNAILVCHALTGDQHVANEHPITGKAGWWHTMVGPGRPIDTNRYFVIASNVVGGCMGTTGPASLNPATGRPYGLDLPLVTIKDMVRAQAMLIDHLGVDMLFCIAGGSMGGMQVLQWVATFPDRVFSAMPIATAARHSSQNIAFHEVGRQAVMADPDWRQGRYLEEGVIPTKGLAVARMAAHITYLSDEALQSKFGRKLQDRSAPTFSFDADFQIENYLRYQGTSFVDRFDANSYLYVTRACDYFDLAADYGGSLAYAFKGSKSRFCVVSFNSDWLYPTQASRAIVHALNAGGASVSFVDIETDRGHDAFLLETPEFIATSRGFLDAAARARGIAPAKSPAGH, encoded by the coding sequence ATGGAGGCGGGTGTCTCGCTCAGCCCCTTGACGATTGCCTATCAGACCTACGGCGAACTCAACGCCGCGAAGTCGAATGCCATCCTGGTCTGCCATGCCCTGACGGGTGATCAGCATGTCGCCAACGAACATCCGATCACCGGTAAAGCCGGCTGGTGGCACACGATGGTTGGGCCGGGCCGTCCAATCGACACCAACCGTTATTTCGTGATCGCTTCGAATGTCGTCGGCGGCTGCATGGGCACGACGGGGCCCGCTTCGCTCAATCCCGCGACGGGCCGGCCCTATGGCCTCGATCTTCCTCTCGTCACGATCAAGGATATGGTGCGCGCGCAAGCCATGCTCATTGACCATCTTGGCGTCGACATGCTGTTTTGTATCGCTGGCGGTTCGATGGGCGGGATGCAGGTCTTGCAATGGGTGGCGACATTTCCCGACCGGGTTTTTTCGGCGATGCCGATTGCCACCGCCGCACGGCACTCCTCGCAGAATATCGCCTTTCACGAGGTCGGCCGGCAAGCCGTCATGGCCGATCCGGATTGGCGGCAAGGGCGCTATCTTGAAGAAGGGGTCATCCCGACCAAGGGCCTCGCCGTTGCTAGGATGGCGGCGCATATCACTTATTTGTCGGATGAGGCCTTGCAGAGCAAGTTCGGCCGCAAGCTGCAAGACCGGAGCGCCCCAACTTTTTCGTTTGATGCCGATTTTCAAATCGAAAACTATTTGCGGTATCAAGGCACGAGTTTTGTCGACCGCTTCGATGCGAATAGCTATCTCTATGTCACGCGGGCGTGCGATTATTTTGATCTTGCCGCTGATTACGGGGGCTCGCTTGCCTATGCCTTCAAAGGCTCCAAAAGCCGGTTTTGCGTCGTCTCCTTCAATTCCGACTGGCTCTATCCGACGCAGGCCTCGCGGGCGATCGTGCATGCCTTGAATGCGGGCGGCGCCTCGGTGTCCTTTGTCGATATCGAGACCGATCGTGGCCATGACGCGTTCTTGCTGGAGACTCCCGAGTTCATCGCAACTTCGCGCGGGTTCCTCGATGCCGCCGCACGGGCACGCGGGATCGCGCCAGCCAAAAGCCCGGCGGGCCATTAA
- the metW gene encoding methionine biosynthesis protein MetW, with product MVEPKSRVLDVGCGDGTLLRLLAEEKQVDARGIELSQRGVNDCVAKGLSVIQGDADTDLAGYPDNAFDYVILSQTLQATRQPRKVLEQMLRIGRHGIVSFPNFGHWRIRWQVAFGGRMPLTRNLSCSWYDTPNIHFCTIEDFIALVQEIDARIERGVALDHTGKPLRYSEPWIWNLFGEQGVFRLTRKR from the coding sequence ATGGTCGAGCCAAAAAGCCGCGTACTCGATGTCGGATGCGGCGATGGCACGTTGTTGCGGCTGCTCGCCGAAGAAAAACAAGTGGATGCGCGCGGCATCGAGCTTTCCCAGCGCGGCGTCAATGATTGTGTCGCCAAGGGGCTGTCGGTCATCCAGGGGGATGCCGACACCGATCTTGCAGGCTATCCTGACAATGCCTTCGACTACGTCATTCTTTCGCAAACCTTGCAGGCGACACGCCAGCCGCGCAAAGTGCTCGAACAGATGCTGCGGATCGGCCGCCACGGGATCGTATCCTTTCCGAATTTCGGCCATTGGCGGATTCGCTGGCAAGTGGCGTTCGGCGGCCGCATGCCGCTCACTCGCAACCTTTCATGTTCCTGGTATGACACGCCCAACATCCATTTTTGCACGATCGAGGATTTCATCGCGCTTGTGCAGGAGATCGATGCGCGGATCGAGCGTGGCGTAGCGCTCGACCACACGGGCAAGCCGCTACGTTACAGCGAGCCTTGGATTTGGAACTTGTTCGGCGAACAAGGCGTCTTCCGACTCACACGCAAGCGGTAA
- the ppa gene encoding inorganic diphosphatase, whose protein sequence is MLLDAIPVGINPPHDINVLIEVPIGGEPIKYELNKEAGVLFVDRFLYTSMRYPGNYGFIPHTLSGDGDPCDVIVANTRAIVPGAMLSCKPVGVLFMCDEAGMDEKIVAVPSARLTKRYENVHNYTDLPEITLHQFEHFFAHYKDLEPGKWVKIERWGDAEEARRIITESIERENSTRPA, encoded by the coding sequence ATGCTTCTTGACGCAATTCCCGTAGGTATCAATCCTCCGCATGACATCAATGTTCTTATTGAAGTTCCGATTGGCGGCGAGCCGATCAAATATGAATTAAATAAAGAAGCAGGCGTCCTGTTCGTTGACCGTTTTCTCTATACCTCGATGCGATACCCCGGCAATTACGGATTTATCCCGCATACTTTGTCCGGCGACGGCGACCCTTGCGATGTGATCGTCGCCAATACGCGGGCGATTGTCCCCGGTGCGATGTTAAGCTGTAAGCCAGTCGGCGTGCTTTTCATGTGCGATGAAGCGGGCATGGACGAAAAAATCGTCGCTGTCCCTTCCGCAAGGCTTACCAAGCGTTACGAGAACGTCCACAATTACACCGATCTGCCAGAGATTACCTTGCATCAATTCGAGCATTTCTTTGCTCACTACAAGGATCTCGAACCGGGCAAATGGGTCAAGATCGAGCGTTGGGGCGATGCCGAGGAAGCGCGGCGCATCATCACTGAATCGATCGAGCGGGAAAATTCGACGCGGCCCGCTTGA
- a CDS encoding GNAT family N-acetyltransferase, with product MIETVITIRNAREGDAEGIAGVHDAAWRDAYRGLIPGRELEQMIARRGPRWWHSAIVRGSRLLVLDFDETIGGYASYGRNRVPSLHFGGEIFELYIAPEFQGLGFGTRLFDVARKDLAGHGYASFLVWALADNERAVQFYTKLGGKNIRQASERFGSEIRARVAFAFD from the coding sequence ATGATCGAGACAGTCATCACCATCCGGAATGCGCGAGAAGGCGATGCCGAGGGCATCGCCGGAGTGCATGACGCCGCATGGCGGGATGCCTATCGCGGCCTCATTCCTGGCCGTGAGCTTGAACAAATGATCGCCCGCCGGGGGCCTCGCTGGTGGCACTCCGCCATCGTCCGGGGGTCGCGTCTTTTGGTCCTTGATTTCGACGAAACGATCGGCGGTTATGCAAGCTATGGCCGCAACCGCGTGCCATCCCTGCATTTTGGCGGCGAGATTTTCGAACTCTATATCGCGCCTGAGTTTCAAGGGCTTGGATTTGGTACTCGTCTCTTTGATGTCGCCCGCAAGGATCTCGCCGGACACGGCTACGCGTCGTTTCTCGTTTGGGCCTTGGCTGACAATGAGCGGGCCGTGCAATTCTACACGAAGCTCGGCGGCAAAAACATACGCCAGGCAAGCGAGCGATTCGGATCGGAAATCCGCGCCCGGGTGGCGTTTGCGTTCGACTAA
- a CDS encoding nucleotidyltransferase family protein, translating to MSPFLPAKAMVFAAGLGTRMRPLTDRLPKPLVAVAGKPLIDHTLDRFAAAGVDMAIVNVHYLAGQIEAHLAARKTPKILISDEREKLLDQGGGIAKVLPLLGPEPFFLSNTDAFWVEGPADNLQNLAAAWDSEKMDILLLVAAAAASVGVDSPGDFNMAPDGRLTRRPEREAAPFVYTGVAIVKPGLFEAETRDIFPLAPFFFEAAKTGRLFGRRLEGLWFHVGTPQAIEEAEKKLARGGI from the coding sequence ATGTCCCCTTTTTTGCCCGCCAAAGCCATGGTTTTCGCCGCGGGATTAGGGACGCGGATGCGGCCCTTGACCGACCGCCTGCCAAAACCATTGGTCGCTGTCGCGGGCAAGCCGCTGATCGACCACACGCTCGATAGGTTCGCCGCGGCCGGCGTCGATATGGCGATCGTCAACGTGCATTATCTGGCCGGCCAGATCGAAGCACATCTTGCGGCCCGTAAAACTCCGAAGATCCTGATTTCGGATGAGCGCGAAAAGCTTCTCGATCAGGGCGGCGGCATCGCCAAGGTCCTGCCCTTGCTTGGGCCAGAGCCATTTTTTCTGTCCAACACCGATGCCTTCTGGGTCGAAGGGCCGGCCGACAATCTTCAAAACCTTGCCGCGGCGTGGGATTCGGAGAAAATGGATATCTTGCTGCTCGTCGCCGCCGCCGCCGCGAGTGTTGGGGTTGATTCGCCAGGTGACTTTAACATGGCGCCCGACGGCCGCTTGACGCGGCGGCCGGAACGCGAAGCAGCACCTTTCGTGTATACTGGCGTCGCCATCGTCAAGCCCGGGCTTTTCGAGGCCGAGACCCGGGATATTTTTCCGCTCGCCCCATTTTTCTTCGAGGCGGCCAAGACCGGACGCCTGTTCGGCCGAAGACTGGAGGGGCTCTGGTTTCACGTGGGCACACCGCAAGCGATCGAGGAAGCCGAGAAAAAACTTGCGCGCGGCGGGATTTGA
- the tsaE gene encoding tRNA (adenosine(37)-N6)-threonylcarbamoyltransferase complex ATPase subunit type 1 TsaE, translating to MTAGTTRASDSETIWRRDLEDEGAILGLAADVAALAGPGDLVTLSGGLGAGKTAFARALIRMLTGEDDIEVPSPAFTLMQIYEGLNFPIVHADFYRIETPRELTELGFEEACDGALVLVEWPERAGGFLDPSRLDIELQLDQAKGLGFRAVTLTGTGSFAARLARAKAVHELLEHSGWSGAERIFMQGDASARSYERLVKAGGETAILMISPPRPDGPPVRYGKSYSAIAKLAEDIRPFIAVGKGLRAQGLSAPEILAFDLDAGLAVIEDLGGDPVTSETGVIEERYAVALAALAHLHGASLSDTLPVTDDETYRIPVYDVDALSIEAELLLDWYLPSIACVQVASGAKATFVNLWRHSVQNILAARPTWTLRDYHSPNLIWLAGREGIARMGIIDFQDCVLGHPAYDVVSLLQDARVDVPQDMELRLLSYYARLRREADASFDTAGFARAYAILGAQRATKILGIFARLDERDQKPQYLVHLPRVERYLAKNLGHPALAELKFWYEEYLQPIFSAAP from the coding sequence ATGACCGCCGGAACGACACGGGCATCCGATTCCGAAACGATCTGGCGGCGCGATCTCGAAGACGAGGGCGCGATCCTTGGACTTGCCGCCGATGTCGCCGCGCTTGCCGGCCCCGGCGATCTCGTGACCTTGTCGGGAGGCCTTGGCGCTGGAAAGACAGCCTTCGCACGCGCGCTCATCCGGATGCTGACCGGAGAGGACGACATCGAGGTGCCGAGCCCGGCCTTCACCTTGATGCAAATCTACGAAGGCTTGAACTTCCCCATCGTTCATGCTGATTTTTACCGGATCGAGACGCCGCGCGAACTTACCGAACTGGGTTTTGAAGAGGCTTGCGATGGCGCCCTTGTGCTTGTCGAATGGCCCGAACGCGCGGGTGGCTTTCTCGATCCCAGCCGGCTCGATATCGAGTTGCAGCTCGATCAAGCCAAGGGCCTGGGCTTCCGCGCCGTCACCCTGACCGGAACCGGATCTTTCGCGGCTCGGCTGGCGCGCGCCAAGGCGGTGCACGAGCTTCTCGAACACAGCGGCTGGAGCGGCGCCGAGCGTATTTTCATGCAGGGCGACGCGTCGGCGAGAAGCTATGAGCGGTTGGTCAAGGCGGGGGGCGAAACCGCGATTTTGATGATTTCCCCGCCCCGCCCGGATGGGCCGCCTGTTCGCTATGGCAAATCCTATAGCGCAATCGCCAAACTCGCCGAGGATATCAGGCCGTTTATCGCGGTCGGCAAGGGCTTGCGCGCGCAGGGTCTGTCGGCGCCCGAAATCCTTGCCTTTGATCTCGATGCTGGGCTGGCCGTCATCGAGGATCTCGGCGGTGACCCGGTAACCTCAGAAACCGGTGTCATCGAGGAACGCTATGCTGTCGCGCTCGCCGCGCTCGCGCATCTGCACGGTGCCAGTCTTTCCGATACCTTGCCTGTCACCGATGATGAGACGTACCGGATTCCAGTTTATGATGTCGATGCACTTTCCATCGAAGCCGAACTGCTGCTTGATTGGTATCTGCCCTCTATTGCCTGCGTGCAAGTCGCCTCCGGTGCAAAGGCGACTTTCGTCAATCTTTGGCGTCACTCGGTTCAGAATATTCTCGCCGCGCGGCCGACTTGGACCCTGCGTGATTATCATTCACCAAATCTCATCTGGCTTGCCGGGCGCGAGGGCATCGCCCGCATGGGAATTATCGATTTTCAGGACTGTGTTCTAGGCCATCCTGCTTATGACGTCGTCTCGCTTTTGCAGGACGCCCGTGTCGATGTCCCACAGGACATGGAATTGCGGCTGCTTTCATACTATGCCCGGCTGCGGCGCGAGGCCGATGCGAGTTTTGACACGGCGGGTTTTGCCCGCGCCTATGCGATCTTGGGGGCGCAGCGAGCGACGAAAATCCTTGGCATTTTTGCGCGTCTCGACGAGCGCGATCAGAAACCCCAATATCTTGTGCATCTGCCGCGCGTCGAAAGATATCTGGCTAAAAATCTAGGGCACCCCGCTTTGGCGGAACTGAAATTCTGGTATGAAGAGTATCTGCAGCCCATCTTTAGCGCCGCGCCTTAA
- a CDS encoding PAS domain-containing sensor histidine kinase encodes MASRGHRRGFKVARRPRERTRTWPLLWAGFGSLPCFITPALAQAGTPQGTSVAAQTALVVGLTIFSGLVAALHLSQRRRWMNEVASQHRELMALRCKLDRYEILLGAEHQVIAAWADQEEEPEIEGDLELAGDRASAQRLLAFGSWLPAEQAQTVEKSLARLRAAGQSFHLTDTSLDGRHLEIEGRPIAGVAVLRIRDISGTRRETARLQDLQAQTLGPLEALRTLLDATPYPAWLRDGDGKLSWVNAAYARAVEAKDQETAVSRGIELIESPAREAIAASRVAGAVWRGRASAVVAGERRMLEIVDTLAGSGSAGIAADVSEIESLQGALERQAHAHARTLDQLSTAVAIFDGSKQLVFHNAAYRQLWALDQAWLDQKPSDSEILDRLRAARLLPEQADFRAWKEDLLAAYQSLDTEEQVWFLPDGRTLRAVMSPNPQGGLTYLFDDATERYRLVSEYNASIRVQSETLDTLKEGVAVFGSDGRLKLCNPAFAQMWALETSDLGDRPHIDRVALLCGPLFSNEADWLALRTAIAGLPDQRLGFERRLVRRDGSVLDCAAAPLPDGATLLTFIDTTASVSVERALTERNQALSDRNQALSDAEKLRNDFVHHVSYELRSPLTNIIGFVQLLDDPAIGPLNAKQREYAGYVMQSSSALLAIINDILDLASIDADAMELSLEDVDIAQTMRAAAEGVQDRLRESSLTLRVSAMEGMGSFVADGKRVRQILFNLLSNAIGFSSPGHTIDLAAARQGNEILFTVKDEGSGIPQGTLEHVFDRFKTYTAGSRHRGVGLGLSIVRSFVELHGGRVEIDSSAGKGTRATCIFPSQGVKLTAREAPQGMETA; translated from the coding sequence ATGGCTAGCCGCGGGCATCGGCGAGGATTTAAAGTTGCGCGGCGTCCGCGAGAGCGTACCCGCACATGGCCCCTGCTCTGGGCCGGATTTGGATCGCTCCCGTGCTTCATCACGCCGGCGCTGGCACAGGCCGGCACTCCGCAAGGCACTTCGGTCGCGGCGCAAACGGCGCTGGTTGTCGGGCTGACAATTTTCTCCGGGCTCGTCGCGGCGCTGCACCTGTCCCAGCGACGGCGCTGGATGAACGAAGTGGCTTCGCAACATCGTGAGCTTATGGCCTTGCGCTGCAAGCTTGACCGTTACGAAATTTTGCTTGGCGCCGAACATCAAGTCATCGCCGCTTGGGCTGACCAGGAAGAAGAGCCGGAAATCGAAGGCGATCTCGAACTTGCCGGGGATCGGGCGAGCGCCCAGCGCTTGCTGGCGTTCGGCAGCTGGCTCCCCGCTGAGCAAGCGCAAACCGTCGAAAAATCCTTGGCCCGCTTGCGTGCTGCGGGTCAATCGTTCCACTTGACGGACACGAGCTTGGACGGCCGGCACCTTGAAATCGAGGGGCGGCCGATCGCGGGGGTCGCCGTTCTGCGAATCCGGGACATATCCGGCACCCGCCGCGAAACCGCCCGCCTTCAAGACCTACAGGCGCAGACGCTCGGGCCCCTGGAGGCGCTGCGGACGCTCCTCGACGCAACGCCCTACCCCGCATGGCTCCGCGACGGCGACGGCAAATTGAGTTGGGTCAACGCGGCCTATGCCCGCGCGGTCGAAGCCAAGGACCAGGAAACTGCGGTCTCACGCGGCATCGAGCTCATTGAAAGCCCAGCACGGGAAGCCATCGCCGCCTCGCGGGTAGCTGGGGCCGTCTGGCGCGGACGCGCGTCCGCCGTCGTTGCTGGTGAGCGTCGAATGCTTGAAATTGTCGATACCCTGGCAGGATCCGGTTCAGCGGGAATCGCCGCCGATGTATCAGAAATCGAATCACTCCAGGGCGCGCTCGAGCGACAAGCACATGCGCATGCGCGCACGCTTGACCAGCTTTCGACGGCAGTCGCCATTTTCGATGGCTCAAAGCAATTGGTTTTTCACAATGCGGCCTATCGCCAGCTTTGGGCTCTCGACCAAGCGTGGCTCGATCAGAAACCAAGTGATTCGGAAATTCTGGACCGCCTGCGGGCAGCTCGCCTTTTGCCCGAGCAGGCGGATTTCCGTGCCTGGAAAGAAGACCTGCTTGCTGCTTATCAATCGCTCGACACCGAAGAGCAGGTCTGGTTTTTGCCTGATGGACGGACCTTGCGGGCCGTCATGAGCCCCAACCCGCAAGGCGGCCTCACCTATCTTTTCGACGACGCGACAGAGCGCTATCGCCTGGTTTCCGAATACAACGCCTCGATCCGCGTGCAGAGCGAAACGCTCGATACGTTGAAGGAAGGCGTTGCAGTGTTTGGCAGCGACGGGCGTCTGAAATTGTGCAATCCGGCCTTCGCACAGATGTGGGCCTTGGAGACCAGCGATCTCGGCGACCGGCCCCATATCGATAGGGTGGCTTTGCTTTGCGGGCCGCTGTTTTCCAACGAAGCAGACTGGCTGGCACTCCGCACCGCCATCGCAGGGTTGCCGGACCAAAGGCTCGGTTTCGAACGCCGGCTGGTCCGCCGCGATGGGTCGGTGCTCGATTGCGCCGCGGCGCCGCTGCCGGACGGTGCGACTCTGCTCACCTTCATCGATACAACTGCCAGCGTGAGCGTCGAACGCGCCTTGACGGAACGCAATCAAGCGCTGAGCGATCGCAACCAAGCATTGAGCGATGCGGAAAAGCTGCGCAACGACTTCGTCCATCATGTCTCTTACGAGCTGCGGTCGCCGCTGACCAATATCATCGGCTTTGTCCAGCTTCTCGACGATCCGGCGATCGGCCCGCTTAACGCCAAGCAGCGTGAATACGCGGGCTACGTCATGCAATCCTCATCCGCGCTGCTTGCGATTATCAACGACATTCTCGATCTCGCATCGATCGACGCGGATGCAATGGAATTGTCGCTCGAGGACGTCGATATCGCACAAACCATGCGGGCGGCCGCGGAAGGCGTCCAGGACCGGCTCCGCGAATCATCGCTGACCTTACGGGTTTCAGCAATGGAAGGAATGGGGTCCTTCGTCGCCGATGGCAAGCGCGTCCGGCAGATCCTCTTCAACCTTCTCTCGAACGCGATTGGCTTTTCGTCGCCAGGCCATACCATCGATCTTGCGGCGGCGCGGCAGGGGAATGAAATCCTGTTCACCGTTAAAGATGAGGGAAGCGGCATCCCGCAAGGAACTCTTGAGCATGTTTTCGACCGCTTCAAAACCTACACGGCCGGGTCCCGTCATCGCGGCGTCGGCCTTGGACTTTCCATCGTGCGCTCCTTTGTCGAGCTGCATGGCGGCCGTGTTGAAATCGATTCTTCGGCGGGAAAAGGCACCCGCGCGACTTGCATCTTTCCCTCTCAAGGTGTGAAGCTAACGGCACGCGAAGCGCCACAAGGAATGGAAACCGCATGA
- a CDS encoding lytic murein transglycosylase has translation MRIGQLIYIVVAAICWPVSMVSALEQVAVPVQATSSASFQAFLQSLWPLAQQKGISRTTFDAAIAGLIADPALTAASPPQAEFDKPLKTYLGEAVSARRIAGGRDALHKWGAELAMIDHRYGVPAAIVLAAYGIETDYGKAKGDKDVIRSLATLAYFRQDRPVFRDELIGALVMLDKHGIARAALKGSWAGAMGGPQFLPSAYLKYAVRYQGEGPPDIWTNPLDSLGSIANFLCQSGWQPGLPWGMEVILPKNFEFASLHQSFGAFAGEGAKSASGEAFPQGEATLFLPSGAAGPAFLLSANYWILKAYNNSDSYALSLALLADRISGNPSLRGHWPEGEVFLSRTQKAEIQRALEKLGLYHGQIDGRFGQASRDAIHNFQINSGEVHADGFATPDLLARLAVKANGGAGR, from the coding sequence ATGCGTATTGGACAGCTTATTTATATCGTCGTAGCAGCGATCTGCTGGCCGGTGTCGATGGTTTCCGCGCTCGAGCAAGTAGCAGTCCCCGTCCAGGCGACGTCTTCCGCAAGCTTTCAAGCGTTTTTGCAAAGCCTTTGGCCGCTTGCCCAACAAAAGGGAATTTCGCGCACCACCTTTGACGCAGCGATTGCCGGACTCATTGCTGATCCCGCCTTAACCGCCGCGTCACCCCCGCAGGCGGAATTCGACAAGCCGCTCAAGACCTATCTTGGCGAAGCGGTCTCGGCCCGCCGCATCGCGGGCGGCCGGGACGCGCTCCACAAATGGGGCGCCGAACTTGCAATGATCGATCACCGTTATGGCGTACCCGCTGCGATTGTCCTCGCGGCCTATGGCATCGAGACCGACTATGGAAAGGCCAAGGGCGACAAAGACGTCATCAGGTCGCTCGCAACCTTGGCATATTTTCGCCAGGACCGGCCGGTCTTTCGCGACGAATTGATTGGCGCGCTGGTCATGCTCGACAAGCATGGCATTGCCCGCGCGGCGTTGAAAGGCTCCTGGGCAGGGGCCATGGGCGGTCCGCAGTTCCTCCCCTCGGCCTATCTGAAATATGCGGTGCGCTATCAGGGAGAAGGGCCGCCTGATATTTGGACCAATCCGCTCGACAGCCTCGGCTCGATCGCAAATTTTTTGTGTCAATCTGGCTGGCAGCCGGGTTTGCCCTGGGGGATGGAAGTCATTCTGCCCAAAAATTTCGAGTTTGCGTCGTTGCATCAAAGTTTTGGCGCCTTCGCGGGCGAGGGCGCGAAGAGCGCCAGCGGAGAGGCCTTTCCGCAAGGCGAAGCGACGTTGTTCCTGCCGTCCGGCGCGGCGGGTCCGGCTTTTCTGCTCTCCGCGAATTATTGGATTCTCAAGGCCTATAACAATTCGGATTCCTATGCGCTTTCGCTGGCCCTGCTTGCCGATCGGATCAGCGGCAATCCTAGCCTCCGCGGGCATTGGCCGGAAGGCGAGGTGTTTCTCAGCCGGACACAGAAGGCGGAGATTCAACGCGCGCTTGAAAAACTCGGACTTTATCATGGGCAAATCGACGGCCGTTTCGGTCAGGCATCGCGCGACGCGATCCATAATTTCCAGATCAACTCCGGGGAGGTTCATGCCGACGGTTTCGCCACCCCGGACCTCTTGGCCCGTTTGGCGGTCAAGGCAAACGGCGGGGCTGGGCGCTGA
- a CDS encoding AraC family transcriptional regulator, which yields MRKRLRGAVIALLQSGLFLGQMGLKANDQTSAMLDITSGIGEASVWPNGQRSSSEKPMGADALSEVLKTVRLTGAAFFDVAAKAPWVAESPAREMILPKILPGAEHLIAYHVVTEGRCFANIIGEAPITVEAGEVIVFTKCDPHVLASSPGMRADPAGPNAIDAIAGSQLPFFVNYGGDGPYSAKLVCGYLACDARPFNPLLDHLPPVIKSGGSRGGDAPWLGQFMRFAVMESADKRAGGESVLARLSELMFIEVIRRHLEALPPERAGWLAGLRDPFVGKALSLMHADPARGWTIDELAKDVGQSRSVLAERFASLIGSPPMHYLAHWRMQMAAGLLSGGANIATVAAEIGYGSEASFSRAFKKMVGVPPSTWNRRRQSHGQPFDQRPAPPFALTAKRAKRSGVAKPSA from the coding sequence ATGCGAAAACGCCTCCGTGGCGCCGTCATCGCGCTGTTACAAAGTGGCCTCTTCCTAGGCCAAATGGGCCTGAAGGCGAATGATCAAACGTCCGCAATGCTTGACATCACGTCCGGGATTGGGGAGGCATCGGTGTGGCCGAATGGCCAAAGGTCCAGTTCAGAGAAGCCGATGGGTGCCGATGCGCTGTCCGAAGTGCTGAAAACGGTCCGGCTCACCGGGGCGGCCTTCTTTGACGTCGCGGCCAAGGCGCCATGGGTCGCCGAGTCTCCAGCGCGCGAGATGATCCTGCCGAAGATTCTGCCAGGTGCCGAGCATCTCATCGCCTATCATGTCGTCACCGAGGGCCGCTGCTTTGCCAATATCATCGGCGAAGCCCCGATCACGGTCGAAGCCGGCGAAGTCATCGTCTTCACCAAATGCGATCCGCATGTTCTGGCGAGCAGTCCCGGTATGCGCGCCGATCCTGCGGGACCGAACGCAATCGATGCCATCGCAGGCAGTCAATTGCCGTTCTTTGTCAACTATGGCGGCGATGGGCCCTACTCGGCAAAGCTCGTTTGCGGCTATCTCGCCTGCGATGCCCGGCCGTTCAATCCCCTGCTCGATCATCTGCCGCCGGTCATCAAGTCTGGAGGTTCACGCGGCGGGGATGCACCCTGGCTTGGTCAGTTCATGCGTTTCGCTGTGATGGAATCTGCCGACAAGCGCGCCGGCGGCGAAAGTGTCCTCGCCCGGTTGAGCGAACTGATGTTCATCGAGGTGATTCGCCGGCATCTTGAGGCCTTGCCGCCCGAACGAGCCGGGTGGCTGGCGGGCCTGCGCGACCCCTTCGTCGGCAAAGCGTTGTCGCTCATGCATGCTGACCCGGCGCGCGGCTGGACGATCGATGAACTGGCCAAGGACGTGGGGCAATCTCGCTCGGTTCTTGCGGAACGGTTCGCCAGTCTCATCGGCTCGCCGCCGATGCACTATCTCGCCCATTGGCGGATGCAGATGGCGGCAGGGCTTTTAAGCGGAGGCGCCAACATCGCAACGGTTGCCGCTGAAATCGGCTACGGATCCGAGGCCTCGTTTAGCCGCGCTTTCAAGAAAATGGTGGGGGTGCCGCCGTCCACCTGGAATCGACGCCGCCAATCACATGGCCAGCCCTTTGATCAGCGCCCAGCCCCGCCGTTTGCCTTGACCGCCAAACGGGCCAAGAGGTCCGGGGTGGCGAAACCGTCGGCATGA